The following nucleotide sequence is from Vicinamibacteria bacterium.
CAGTACGAGCGCAACGATTTCGAGCTGAGGCGCGGAAGTTTTAGGGTGAGAGGGGACGTGATCGAGATCGTCCCCGGCTACGACGATCTCGGGGTGCGCCTGTCGCTATACGGTGACGAGGTGGAGGAGATCGCTCAGTTCGACACCCTGACCGGCAGGACGATCCGGCCGATGACCCGGGTGACGATCTTTCCCAAGACGCATTACGTGTCGTCGCGTGAACGTACGGTGCGAGCCATCGAATCGATTCGCGAGGAGCTCGACTGGTTCCACCGAAAGCTCGTATCGCAAGGAAAACTTCTCGAAGCACAGCGACTTCAACAACGGACCCTGTTCGACCTCGAGATGCTGCAAGAAGTTGGGTATTGCCATGGCATCGAGAACTACTCGCGCCATTTCACCGGCCGTTCGCCCGGGGAGCCGCCTCCGACGCTCATGGACTACCTTCCCAATGACGTCGTCGTGGTGATCGACGAATCGCACCAGACCATTCCTCAGATCCGCGGGATGTATCACGGAGACCGCTCGAGGAAGGAGACCCTGGTTGAGTACGGATTCCGCATGCCCTCGGCCCTCGACAACCGCCCGTTGAACTTCGAGGAGTTCGAAAAGCGAGTCGACCAGACAATCTACGTCTCGGCGACCCCGGGACCCTACGAGCTCGACAAGATCCGGGGCGTGGTGGTGGAGCAAATCATCCGTCCCACCGGACTGACGGATCCGGAAGTCGACGTGCGCCCGGTTGCGGGACAGGTCGACGATCTTCTCCACGAGATCCGTGATCGCGTCGAGAGGAACGAGCGCGTCCTGGTCACGACGCTCACCAAACGGATGGCGGAGGATCTGACCGAATATTACACCGAGCTCGGAGTCAAGTGCCGCTATCTTCATTCCGACATCGATACGCTGGAGAGGATGCAGATCTTGAGAGATCTCCGGCTGGGCGAGTTCGACGTGCTGATCGGAATCAATCTGTTGCGCGAGGGATTGGATCTTCCCGAAGTGTCGCTCGTGGCCATTCTCGACGCCGACAAAGAGGGCTACCTGCGGTCGGCGGGCTCGCTCATTCAGACGATTGGCCGCGCGGCCCGAAACGTGCGCGGCAAGGCCGTTCTCTATGCCGACAACGAGACGGATTCCATGAGAAAGGCCGTCACCGAAACGAGACGAAGGCGCCGCGTCCAACAGGAGTACAACCAGAACCATGGAATCACACCCGAGACCATCGTCAAGTCGATCCGTGGGCGAATGGGTGCCGAGCAGGAGGCGGAAACGACACCCGGCAGGTTGAAGGTGGCGGAGGAAGGGCTCCTGTTCGGGAGTCCCGAGGAGATTCGACGAGAGATCGAGAGATTGACCCGTTCGATGAAGAAGGCTTCCAAGGAGCTGGAGTTCGAAAAAGCCGCCGAGTTTCGCGACCGCATACGCGACCTGAGGCAGCTCGAGCTGTTCGAGGCTTGATCGGTGGTATTCAACGCACTTTCCGAAGCGGTCAAACATTGGATTCTCGCGATTCAAGAGTACTCGAAGCTGGCCTACCGAGCGCTGGTGAACCTGTTCTCGGGTCGACACTAC
It contains:
- the uvrB gene encoding excinuclease ABC subunit UvrB, producing the protein AIEELTAGLIRGDRDQVLLGVTGSGKTFTIAKVVEAVNRPTLVIAHNKTLAAQLYQEFREFFPDNAVEFFVSYYDYYQPEAYVPASDTYIEKEATINDEIDRMRLSATRSLFEREDVLIVASVSCIYGLGSPEAYYGMLLHLDKGDEVDRAAILRKLVEIQYERNDFELRRGSFRVRGDVIEIVPGYDDLGVRLSLYGDEVEEIAQFDTLTGRTIRPMTRVTIFPKTHYVSSRERTVRAIESIREELDWFHRKLVSQGKLLEAQRLQQRTLFDLEMLQEVGYCHGIENYSRHFTGRSPGEPPPTLMDYLPNDVVVVIDESHQTIPQIRGMYHGDRSRKETLVEYGFRMPSALDNRPLNFEEFEKRVDQTIYVSATPGPYELDKIRGVVVEQIIRPTGLTDPEVDVRPVAGQVDDLLHEIRDRVERNERVLVTTLTKRMAEDLTEYYTELGVKCRYLHSDIDTLERMQILRDLRLGEFDVLIGINLLREGLDLPEVSLVAILDADKEGYLRSAGSLIQTIGRAARNVRGKAVLYADNETDSMRKAVTETRRRRRVQQEYNQNHGITPETIVKSIRGRMGAEQEAETTPGRLKVAEEGLLFGSPEEIRREIERLTRSMKKASKELEFEKAAEFRDRIRDLRQLELFEA